In Acinetobacter piscicola, a single window of DNA contains:
- a CDS encoding DUF4376 domain-containing protein, producing MTAIISKRGELLQTIYANEETIKLNKPAGCLAVSSPPNPNMYYAGWWRKMPEQPSLFHIFDYESKTWVDQRSIEQIKDQKWSEIKTEREATEYGGFSFLDHVFDSNPVSQSRIITASELSVDVEWTTKDNSVVLLNAGQLKDLRIALAMHVASCHERSRIARQLIYDANSIDEINLIQY from the coding sequence ATGACAGCAATTATTTCTAAACGCGGTGAATTGCTTCAAACAATTTATGCAAATGAAGAAACGATTAAATTAAACAAGCCCGCTGGTTGTTTAGCTGTTTCTAGCCCACCTAATCCAAACATGTATTATGCAGGCTGGTGGCGCAAGATGCCTGAGCAACCTTCTTTGTTTCATATTTTTGATTATGAGAGTAAAACATGGGTGGATCAAAGAAGTATAGAGCAAATTAAAGATCAAAAATGGTCTGAGATTAAAACGGAACGAGAAGCCACCGAATACGGTGGTTTTTCTTTTTTAGATCATGTGTTCGATTCCAATCCTGTTTCACAATCTCGAATCATTACTGCAAGCGAGCTTAGTGTAGATGTGGAATGGACTACAAAAGATAACTCAGTTGTTTTACTAAATGCGGGACAATTGAAAGATTTAAGAATCGCACTTGCAATGCATGTTGCAAGTTGTCATGAGCGTAGTCGTATTGCACGACAGTTAATTTATGATGCAAATTCAATAGATGAAATCAATTTAATTCAGTACTAG